A segment of the Camelus bactrianus isolate YW-2024 breed Bactrian camel chromosome 22, ASM4877302v1, whole genome shotgun sequence genome:
AGTAGCGCTCGGCGTTCGGCTGCTCCCGCCTGGGGCGGCCGCCCCGCGTGCGCCGGAGCCAAGATGGCCGCCTCCACCGCCCAGTGCCGAGTGACAAAAGCGGAGAGCAAGGCggcggcggggccgcgcgcgGGGGGCGCCCGGGAGCGCGCGCCCGCGGGGgcgccccagcccagccccccgAGCCCGGGCCCCGCGGCTCttcccgcgccgccgccgccgcccccacccccgccgccgccgccgccgccgccgcgggacGGGCCCAAGGCCGAGCCGGAGCCGGGGCCCGGGCCCGCGCCCGCGCCGGGTAAGAACCCGCGCCGGGGAGGGTTCGGGGAGGGCAAAGTCGGCATCCCGCCTgccccctgccgccgccgccgtcccCGACTCCCGCCGTCCAGTCTCCGggacttcccctccccccaaggcCCTCCAGTAGCGGGGACCCTGGGCCTCCTGTCGCGGCTTGCAGGGTCCCGGGAAGCAGAAACACACTCCGCCGCCGCCTCACGAGACCCTTACCCCATCTGACAGATGCCCCCTAAACCTTTTGGAGCTCCTGGATTGTCTCTTGCCACAGTCCCGGTCCCTCCCGCGCGGAAACCCACTCCAAGTCACTTCAGCTCTGACACGGTCCCTACCCCATCTGTCAGACGCGCCCCCTCCACCCGGATACTTTGACAAAGTCCTCGGTGTCCCAGGCCCCAGTGCCTTCCCACCTCAGCTTGCCTTCTTCTTGCCTCTGTAGGACTCAAACTGAGCCAAGGACCTGCCTGGCCCCCTACTCATAACACTAAGCTCCTCTAAGGCCCCTATCTGACACACAGTTCCTTCATCCTCAGAGCTCTCTCCATGCTCCGAACGCTAAACCTGGGGTTCAACAGGCCTCTCAGGCCCCTTTCTCTAAAGAGTTAGACCATGAAAACCCACTTTTGATTCCCTGTTTTCATATACACTTCACCCAGAGAAGCTTCCTGATCTGATGGATGCGTCAGAAACTTCCTATAAAGTTCTGTGATTCCCATTCTTTCTGTCTCCATTTAGGTCCCTGCTGGTCCAGGCTCCCAGTTCTTACATTACCCAACCTGGGACTCAGCTTGTGATAAGACCACCCCGGGGTCCCCACTTATCCCTGCAGCCCCAGCGCCAGCTGTCTTGTCTGGTAGAGATTCCCCACAAGTCCCATGGAgcctccttcctgtcctgggCTCCCTGCCTCTGCATTGCCTCTCTGGCCTCTGACCCTGGCCTTGTCTTACTGAATTCCCCTTCTGACTGCCGCCTACTCGCCCCCCAAGACTGACAGTTGCTCTCTTCCACAAATTCTGCCCAGAGAGATATTGTCTCTGAGAGCTGCTAAAATTGGAGTCTTGGCTCAGACTAGCACTGCGTCCCCTGACCTGTCTGTGTTCTGGTAGGTGGAAGCTGTTCCTAGTGTCCGCTGTCAGTTGGCAGCCTCGACATCCCTGCGTCACATTGGTGCTCGGGGTTATGGATGGAGCCTCAGCTTTCATGGGGTGAGCTGCATCCCAAAGTGAGAGCAGGCACCAAGGATGAGGAAGAAGGCTCCCATCACTACCACTGTGCCCCTGCCCTCAGTCCTTGAAGAGGTGGACAGCCCACACCTTGCCTGGGCTGAGCCTGTCTTCCCAACCTCACAGGCCTGGGTTCTGAGGAAAACGCAATGGTGGCCATGGACTTGGGCTCCCCCCCGCTCCCCAAGAAGAGCCTGCCTGTCCCTGGGCCCCTGGAGCAGGTGGCCAATCGGCTGAGCAGCAAAGTGGTTACAGAGGTTCCTCATAGCAGTAAGCAGGAGCTGCCAGACCTCAAGGGTGAGTGGTGCAGGTGGCAGGGATGCTGGTCAGGCTGGCCACACACTCAGGGAGCTCTTGGGCCCGGGGGGGTTAATGACAGGGCTCTAGATTGGCCACAGCTTTCACTTTGGCATCCCAAGGCACCAAGGAGACACCCAGCTGTCTTCTCTCTTGAGCTTTTGCTGCCCCAGGCATGCCATTGCCTTGAGCCTTGGTCAAGGAAGGGGCATCCAGAGAATCAGTGGGCATGGTCATCAAGAGCTCACACCCAGACCCAGTTCATTTGATGACTTTGACTGTCCATAGCTGTGTGATCTTTTGCATGCAACTGCCTTGTCTGTGCGTTGATTCTCAGGTCATTACTGAGTGgtgacaggcactgtgctggacCCTAGGGATGTGAGAGATGTGAAACAGACTTGGCCCACGTCCTTGGGGTCATTGAAGTTGGGGAGTTGGGAGgcagagaagcacacaggcaGGGCTCCACAGAGACCTTGGCTGGGACCTCTAACCTAGCATTTGAGGCATGAGTTAAGCTGCAGAGGGTGGCTAGGCTTTAGCTCTTTGAAGTGTGTGTCTGGCAGATCAGCATCTGTGTGAACCTGTTGCCAGGACACCCTTGTACACTAGAGTTCCGAAAGGCACTCCACTGGCTGGTCCACAGAAGGGCTCTGCCTCCTGCTGTGTGCCCTTGGCACAACTCTTCCCCATtctgtggctcagtttccttatttgcaaaCTGGACATTATTTGCAAAATGACCTTCATTAGGGTCATTTTAAGGGTAGGAGGGGGTTGATGGAAGCAAAACACTTGCAGAAAGCCTGAGTGGGTGGGGCCCCAGGGGAGGAGAAGTGGGAGAGCAGAGCCTGCTTGGCCTCACAGCTGGCTCTCCTGGCCTCCGTCTCGCCCTCTAGCCCAGAGCCTGACCACCTGTGAGGTCTGCGGTGCCTGCTTCGAGACACGCAAGGGCCTGTCCAGCCACGCGCGCTCCCACCTGCGGCAGCTGGGGGTGGCTGAGTCGGAGAGCAGCGGCGCTCCCATCGACCTCCTCTACGAGCTTGTGAAGCAGAAGGGCCTGCCCGACACACCCCTTGGGCTGCCCCCAGGCCTGACTAAGAAGTCCAGCTCACCGAAGGAAGTGGTCGCTGGGGCCCCGAGACCCGGCCTGCTTGCCCTGGCCAAGCCCCTTGATGCCCCTGCTGTCAACAAGGCCATCAAGTCTCCTCCCGGCTTCTCAACCAAGGGCCTTGCCCACCCGCCCAGCTCCCCACTCCTCAAGAAGGCATCACTGGCCCTGGCGGGCTCCCCTACCCCCAAGAATCCTGAGGACAAGAGCCCCCAGCTATCCCTGAGCCCCCGGCCGGCCTCCCCAAAGGCACAGTGGCCCCAGTCTGAGGACGAGGGGCCCCTGAACCTCAGTGAGTGTGGGTCCTGGGAGCCGAGGGAGGTCCTGGTGCCAGGAGGGACTTGAATTCAGCTTGGGCTATGGGGCTCAGGGTTGGGGCAGTGGGGACCGCAGCACCTGCGTCCTGGGTCAGCTGGGTTAGAGTGTCGATCAAGGTGCTGCATCTCCGTTGGGCCGGCCACGCTGCATATTTATCATCTGTCTCCCACTCCACTTCACTGTTCTTCCCCCAGAAGGCTGGCTGTGGCTACTGAGCCTGCCAGGGTCATCCTCGCCTCTTAGGGGCAGCTTTTGGCCTTCTCTGGGCCTACGGGTTGGGACAGTGAAGGTAACCAGGGCTCCTGTGGGGCATCTTGGATCCTGCAGGTAGAGAAGTGGTCTACCTGACAGGAGGCCCCATGGTTAGCCCCATCTTCACATCCTGGCCAACCTGTGCAGAGGTACCTCTGTGCCCAGGGGTGGAGCCATACCTCCTAGGCTGCCTGTGAGAATGGCAAAGAAGGGTTTGGAAAGAAACTCCCAGGCATGGTGAGCAGATTTAACTAGGACATCCCTTAGGAAGTCAGGCCTTCCCACACATTTGTGGGCATTAGAGTTGGGGGTGAGCCTAGGGTCTGGCCCCCTGCCCAACAGAGCACCCCAGTTGCACCTCATATTCCAATGAAGCTGCTTCCACTGctgtgctcccaggagcagggCCCTGAGCAGGTGTGCCCTTGGCTGTATGATGCTTGGCAGCCGGTGGGCCCCTGCTTTGCACCCCTCACCCACCCTGCACATCTCCTGTAGCTGGAATCTCTGGGAAGAGGGCCAGGGAGGATCAGATTGTTCCACTGGAATTTGGCCACTGCCTCTGTACCCCACATCCTTAAATTCCCTACACTCACCTTGATGCCAAGATGCAGCGTACAGGGCTTCCTGCTTCCCAAAgcctcttaaaataaaaatgtggcgCAAGTCTTGGACCTCAGCCAGCCTGGGCAGCTGAGAATCGCACCAGGCTCTCCCGCCTCAGTCCCTCAGGGCTGGCCAAGGTGGTGGCCGTGAACGCCCCCCTGTGTTTTGTCTCCGCAGCTTTAGATAGTGACGGGGGCAGAGAGCTGGACTGCCAGCTGTGCGGTGCCTGGTTTGAGACCCGCAAGGGCCTGTCCAGCCACGCCCGTGCCCACCTGCGCCATCTGGGCGTCAGCGACCCGGACGCCAAGGGATCCCCCATAGACGTGCTCCACGGGCTCATCAGGAGGGACGGCGTCCAGACCCGCCTCCCACCCAGGCGCCGCGTGCTGGCCCAGCTGGGGCGGCCTCCTCCCGCCTCTGCGGCCCTCTCCTTGCTCCCCCCACAACCGCCGGCCAAGAAGGCCAAGCTGAAGGCCGCGGGTATGGCCAGCCCCTGGGGGAAGCAGGACCTCTCAGCCGCCGCAGCCGCTGGCATTTTCTGGGCCTCTGATGTGGAGCCGTCTCCTCTCAACCTCTGTAGGTTCTCGCTTCagccgccccctcctccctgcggGCCCTGGTGCCCCTCCCAGGGGGGGGTCACAGCCCCCTCCCTAATCCCTCCCTGCTGGGGCAGGGAGTGGACAGGGGCCCTTAGCAGTGGACCGGTTCTGCCCAGAGATCTGTTGGCAGTCAGCTGCTAGGTCTACTCTCTTGGCCTTTGACCTCCTTGACAGACCTGCCCTGAGAACGAAGGCCAAGGGTGGGGTGCTGCCTTTTGGTGTGGAAGGTGCCCAGAGTTGCCCCTGGTCTGGATGGCAGGGCTGCCACTTCCTGCCCTCATCCTTGTCGGGATCCACAGAGCTGTGGAGTCTTGGTTCTGTCCTCCTCCGCCAGAACCGAGGGCCCACGTGCTCTCTGGATCCTCCCTTTGCTCCTGCCAGGTGTATGGCCCCTGCCCCACTTCTCAGTTCCCTCACTTGCACCTGCCCCCTGCCACCGCCCCAGCCCCTGGACATGCTTCTAGCCACGCATAGCCGTCCAGGAGACCCGCAGGTGACGATGCTAATGGTGCCCACAGTCCTAATTGCCCCTTTCTCCTGCTGCAGCCTCGGGCCCAGAGCCAGCACGTGACATCCGCTGCGAGTTCTGTGGCGAGTTCTTCGAGAACCGAAAGGGCCTGTCGAGCCATGCACGCTCTCACCTGCGGCAAATGGGCGTGACCGAGTGGTACGTCAATGGCTCGCCCATCGACACGCTGCGGGAGATCCTCAAGAGACGGACCCAGTCCCGGCCTGGCGGACCCCCAAACCCATCAGGGCCTAGTCCCAAAGCCCTGGCCAAGGTGGTGGGCAGCGGAGGTCCTGGCAGCTCGCTGGAAACCCGCAGTCCCGCAGACCTTCACCTCTCACCCCTGGCCAAGAAGTTGCCGCCACCACCAGGCAGCCCCCTGGGCCACTCACCaactgcctctcctcctcccacgGCCCGGAAGATGTTCTCAGGCCTCTCCTCACCCTCCCTGCCCAAGAAGCTGAAGCCTGAACAAATGCGGGTGGAGATCAAACGGGAGATGCTGCCGGGGGCCCTTCATGGGGAGCCACACCCATCCGAGGGTCCCTGGGTGGCACCTCGGGAAGACATGACCCCCCTGAACCTGTGTAAGTGTAACCCTGGGGCAGGACAGGGAGAAGAGGTCTCAGGGGTCTTACCCTTAACTCCCCTCATGGGTACCCAGAGCCCCCAGGGTTGAAACAGAAGGGAGGTACACAGGTCCAGTAGACAGGGGGCTAGCTGTGGGTTCCTGCTATGTAGACCCCCAACTGAGCTGCTTCTTGATGATTCTTCATTCCTGTGGGGCAGAACTGTGTCATTTGGCAGCAGCAAAAAAATTCTGTCTGTGCCATCTTTGATTGGTAGTGGCTACCATCTGGATTCCTAGGGAGAAAGACTGCAGGGATCAATTGGTGATGTCTGCCATGGGCAGGAGTATAGGTGCTGGTGATGGGTGTCTGAACTGTGTCTTCCTGATATTCGTGGTCACTAAGTGCTTAATATTTGGAGTTAAGTTGGAGTTAAGGTCTCAGCTGCTCCACAGTCTAGAAACTGACCTTAGgcagtttcctcttttggaagATGGAGATCAGCATGGTCCCAGCTCTGCACAGTTTTCTGAACTTAGCTTTAACACTTAAACAGAGCCCTGTGTATGCAGTAGTTGTAACATCCTCATCACTCACTTCCTTCCTGAACTGTTTCTATGTTCATCCTGCTCAGGCTGGCTGAGCTGCTGTGTGCTGAGCAGGTGAGGATGGTCCAAGCCTCTGCCTTAATGCTTATATGCATATCATGTCTGCTCTGTATCACATGCTTTGAACTGCTCCCACTTTAGGGACCCCTACTTCCACCCCAGTAACATGGGGAGGTGGttttcatctccattttgcagaggaggaaactgagtctcaggggAAGTGGCCCAGCATCACACGGGGTCACAGCCAAGCTTACATCTGAGCCCAGGATCTGGGCAGCCCTTGCTCCTCAATACTTCACTATATCACAGTGAGTCATCATGAAGCCAGCTAGAATTTGAGGTGACAGAACAAGCAGAAGGGCTGTATGATGTACACAAGGGCCTCTGGAGGCAGATGAAGGAGCAGGTCATTCAGGTCTGGGGCTGCGTAGATGGAACAGATGGGCACTTAACACTGACCTTGAGCTTAGAGGCTTCCTGCCACAGCCAccgcctccttctcccctccccggaCCCCCTGCAGCATCCCGGGCAGAGCCAGTGCGTGACATCCGCTGTGAGTTCTGTGGCGAGTTTTTCGAGAACCGAAAGGGCTTGTCGAGCCATGCCCGTTCCCACCTGCGGCAGATGGGCGTGACCGAGTGGTCTGTCAACGGCTCACCCATCGACACGCTGCGGGAGATCCTCAAGAAGAAGTCCAAGCCATGCCTCATCAAGAAGGAACCACCAGCCGGAGACCTGGCCCCTGCCTTGGCTGAGGATGGGCCCCCCACGGTGGCCCCTGGGCCCATGCAGGCACCCCTGCCACTGGCGCCAATGGCTGGCCGGCCGGGCAAACCAGGAGCTGGGCCAGCCCAGGTTCCCCGCGAGCTCAGCCTGGCACCCATCACTGGTGCCAAGCCTTCAGCCACCGGCTATTTGAGCTCAGTGGCAGCCAAGAGGCCCCTGCAGGAGGACCGCCTCCTCCCAGCAGAGGTCAAGGCCAAGACCTACATCCAGACTGAACTGCCCTTCAAGGCAAAGACCCTCCATGAGAAGACCTCCCACTCCTGTAAGCAGCGGGTGGCAGGGTCCCGGGAGGGCATCTGCCAGGGCCTGTAGGACTGGGCAATGCCGTGCACACACTTAACCCCCAGCGGGGGTCAAGGCCCCAGTGGGAGGCGGGACTGGCTCCCGACCTGGGCAGCGCCTTCTGGGTACCTTTGCTCCCTACGGGCTGGGGCTCAGCAGCACCCCCTCTGCCTGCAGCCACTGAGGCCTGCTGCGAGCTGTGTGGCCTTTACTTCGAAAACCGCAAGGCCCTGGCCAGTCACGCACGGGCTCACCTACGGCAGTTCGGCGTGACCGAGTGGTGCGTGAACGGCTCACCCATCGAGACACTGAGTGAGTGGATCAAGCACCGGCCCCAGAAGGTGGGCGCCTACCGCAGCTACATCCAGGGCGGCCGTCCCTTCACCAAGAAGTTTCGCAGTGCCGGCCATGGCCGCGATGGCGACAAGCGGCCGCCCCTGGGGCTGGCACCTGGGGGCCTGGCCGTGGTGGGCCGCAGTGCTGGGGGTGAGCCAGGGCCTGAGGCTGGCCGGGCAGCTGACAGTGGTGAGCGGCCTCTGGCAGCCAGCCCGCCAGGCACTGTGAAGGCTGAAGAGCACCAGCGGCAGAACATCAACAGTGAGTGCTGGTGGAGGAGGGTCATGAGGGCAGCAGGCACCTGCCAGGGCCCACCCGGCTGCCCCCTGGGTTCTCTGCCGCGCATCTGCCCTTAAGCCACTTTCCCAGCTGCTGTcccattcactcatccatcctCCATCCCACCTGTCCCCAATGTCCAGGAGGTGTCCAGTCACCAGCTTCCCTGACTTAAAATTCCCCACAGCATCTGTCCCTTGCTTGCTGAGGCAGGAACTTCCTCAGGGGCCTTGCCCTCTAGCTTACCTCCTGTTCCTCTTACCTTTCCCTACCACAGAATTTGAGCGCCGGCAAGCCCGCCCTCCAGACACCTCTGCGGCCCGGGGCAGTGAGGAGGCCAATGACCTAcagcagaagctggaggaggtGCGGCAACCTCCGCCCCGGGTCCGGCCCGTCCCCTCCCTGGTGCCCCGGCCCCCCCAGACATCACTTGTCAAGTTTGTTGGCAACATCTACACCCTCAAGTGCAGGTACGGAAcccccaggggagggagggaaggcgacCACCTGCCTAGGGCTTGGCTGTCCAGAGCCTCTGAACAGGACAGGGGCTGGTGGAGGCAAGAGATGTAGCCTCAAGGGCTGTCCTGAGTGTGACTGGACCTGGGCTAAGGGCTCCTCACAGACAGCAGCACCTCAGAGCTTTGGGCCAAGACCCTGAGCTTTGTAGCCAGCAAGACCTGGGTTCAATTGCCAGCTCTGACACCAGCTTGGTGACCTCAAGCAAGGACTTACTGCTCCATGCCTCAGTATtcccacctataaaatggggttgATAACAGACCTACCTAATAGatttgttacaaggattaaaagagttaaatatttataaagcactttaacTATGCCTGGCGCATGGTATGCACTTGGCAAGTGTCTgcctcattaagaaaaaaataggtctTAGTTCATTCTTACCAAAGTTCATGCATATTTCAGAGACCAGGAAACTGAGAGTCTGAGATGTGAGGTACCTGCCTCAGGCCACACAGGCCAAGTCAGAagtaggattcaaacccaagtctcTGGAACCATGAGCTTGGGTTCTGGCCCCTATCCTGTGAGGCCTCCCTTGGGACTGAGAGGGCAGGGAGCTGGTAAATTGGGTACATGACTAGGGTGGGTGGAAGTTAGGAGTTAGTGCCCAAACGCCCCTTTCCCTGACTCCTGTCCTGCTGTCCTGGGGCCTGGTGGGATAGGATCTGCTTCTCTGTGTTCTCTCACGTCTCAGAGCACATAACTGAAGTTAATGGTAGAGGTGCTTATACCCAGCACCTGAGCCAGCAGACTGCCCTAAGCATAGAGCCAGAGGCCTCCAGGGGACCCTACCATGACCCCATGATGGATAGAGGAAGCCGTACATGGGGGAGCATCTAGCTTCTGGGTCCCCCTTCCCTCAAACCCTGGGCTTGCTCTGTTCACGTTGAATAGCAGCAGGTGTGCCTGATGCTCAGGGCGGGGCCAGGGCTACGCTTCTGCCTCTCCTCACTGCAGTGGCCACCCCCTCTCTCTCTGTTCCCCAACACAGGTTCTGTGAGGTGGAATTCCAGGGGCCCCTCTCCATCCAGGAGGAGTGGGTGCGGCACTTACAGCGGCACATCCTAGAGATGAATTTCTCCAAAGTGGACCCTCCGCCTGAGGAGCCTCAGGCCCCGCAGGCACAGACAGCGGCGACAGAGGCACCCTAACACAAAAGCATTCCAGATCCCCTCTCGTGccacctctttctcctcttcctcctccctctcctccctctttcttttccgTTTCCAAAGGAGCAAGCCAAAACCTCAAACCGGCACCTTTCAGGGGCCGGGCACACTACAGCCGGGGCACCGGAAGCCAGCTAGCCACCCTTTCCCTAGCCCGAGGACTCTGGGGCCACACACAGGGCATCTTCCTTCAGCCCACACCCACCTGCCCACCCGGTTCAGCAGGGGCAGCAGCCAGGTCTCTGGTGGCAGCCGATCTGTTCACAGGGGAGGATGGCCAGCGCTCTCCCACGTCTAGCAGCCAGGCAGGGCTATGTTTGCCATCTGTGGCCATTTGCAAAGCCCCAGGGTCCCCTCCTGTCCCTGTGAATATCCTgtcacacacgcacgcacgcatgcacgcactCACGTACTTCGTGAGACCCGGGAATCTGCCCCAGCCCTTCAGTTCCCGAGTCGAACGACGACCACGTCATGCCACGGTGCTTGCTCAGGGGAAGGCACGCTCCCTATGTGGCCCGCTGCCAGGGCCTGGGAGCACCCCACTGAGCCCACAATGCCACGGAAATCCTTGTTGGCCGCCCCCCCAAGAGGGGCCTTCCCTGTAGGGAAGAGCTCAGAGCTGACAGCTGCCTCCTGCCATGTCAAGGCCCCCCAGAGCCTCGGGGGCTccggggcctgggagggggcgggggtgggactctcctcccccacccccatccccttccttcttttcacTGTTGCTTTCTATGTATAGCTCCCTAGacctttcacttttttaaaaacgcGTTTTGTGTAGAGAATAAGGAACGTGGATCTTTTTATTTTGCAGTCCTGGGCCAGCTAGAAACCGGGAGCTGATTGACCTTTTAACTTTTTTCAGTGGCCACATTTTGGTTATCAATGTACCTAGAAGTATGTAAATTAGATTAAatttctcttctggaaacaccccGGGGCAGGCGGCCAGCGTGTGTTTTTCTGTCGAGTGGACAGGCTGGCACTGTCTGTCTGGCAGCCAGGGCTGGGATAGAGCTGCCTCCGCCAAAAAGCCCCTGGAAGCCCTGGGTTTTCCCGTTGGCCGCCAAGCCCACCAGACCTGTCTGGGGATGAGCCCACGTTCTCAGCTGTTGGCCCTCGATGCCATGGCTGGTAGGGGGCCCTGGCCAGCTGGTGAAGCAGTTCCTGTGAGCTGAGGAGAGGAACCAGGGCCCTGGGCAGCTGGTCTGGGAAGGGAGCCAGGATTAAGAAGTGATTGAGGCCGGAAGGGCTCTCCGAGGGCAGGAGCTGTCCAGCGAGGGTGTGGGGGACTCGCTGGGGGAGGGTGAAGTACACAGCTGCTGGGAGCCTTCAGAGAGCTGGGACCGGCCTGCCTTCAAGACATGTGACTTATCTGGAGATACATGCAGCCTGAACATGACTAACAGGAGGGGAAAAAGAGAGCTGCTGGCTCCTTTtcaatgttatttattttctcgttctgcaaatgtttattgaacatttcTGAGATTTTAAGAGATTTTGTTGGCTGCTCCTTCTTGTTTATTGCATGTGGTTTTTCAGCTCATCATTTTCACTTAAATGGCCAAGGGCTGGAAAGTGGGAATGACCTCATGGGGCAGGGGCCTCCTCTGCCCCAACCTATTATCCTCGGCCCCCCACCGTGCCCCTGGCTGGGAAGGAGGGGCTAACAAGCTGTGATAACACGCCCAAAAGAGTGGTCTTGGCTGGCACACTTGGCTTTTCTGCTCGTGTGAGATCAGGACAAACGTCTTGCCTGGTGGAGAGAAGGCCTCTACTACTTAAGTCTAACCCACACTGTGGGTGGGCATGTCTGAGACTTTGAAAGTGGGGAGGCACCTCTTGGCATGAGAGTTGACCCAAAGGCaccttttctttaaactttttataaattagttaaaaaaaaaaagtgataaccAGCTGGATGTTAAAAAATAACTATACAAGCAGCACTTGTAAAGtgggagccccctccccacccacagtcGTAAGGTGATAGCTGTGTTGGTCCTTGAAAGGTTGAATGCCGTTCTTGCCACGGAGGGATCTTTTCCTAAAACTTGTGAGCACACCCTTTAAGCAATTCTACTGCCTCTCTTTTGGAGGCAGAATATTGAATGTTAATGAAGTCATCAAATGAGGGTAAAATATGGGTGTGGTACATGCCAAGAAGGAAGCTATAGGATCCAGGAGATGTGTCCTGGGGCCCTGCCTTAGTTTGGAGGACCGGCAGGCAGGCATCCCTGACACTGATATGAGCCCCACAGCTGGAGTGCACATTAATCAGAGTTATGTGCTTCATATAGGTAGTTTCTCAATGCATCATGATCCTTGTCCTATGTGGCAGCAAGTTCCGCATAAGCCCTGTTTTTGGAGGAGTTAAAAGATTTTATCATGGAGCATTCCAACCATACAAAAGTAGAAGAGTAAAATGAACTGTCATCTACTCATCAGTTATAAACTCATGTCCAAACTCTTCAGCTATAACCCCTCTGTGCCCTCCTCCCTTTCTGCCATCTGAATTATGGTGAAACACATCCTGGTCATCCGATCaattaatttcttaatatttcagCATATTTCTCTGAAGGATATGGACTCTTAAAAGTGCCATTGTTAAACTAAAGAAATGGACAATTCCTTAATATCAGAAAGTCAGCTGTAACATACTTTTAAGTAAAACAAGATGCACAAGTCATATAGCTTGATAAATTGTCACAAACACGTTAAGTACAATTTTCAGTGTCTGCAGCTTTGTCAAGTCATCTCTTAGAAGTTGTAAGAGGTCTCTGACAGTAGATTCCACACATCTACTGCCCATCTTGGCTAGGCTGTAGGATCTCTAAAGTCCAGAACAAACCAAGAGGAGTTTAGAGGGGAAGCTCCAGCTTTAACACTTAAGTGTCagggaccttgagcaagtcatgaATTCCAAGACTCAGTCTTCTTATCTTTTAAATGGGAATTTCCCCCTGCTTTTCCTTTAATACGGTTGCCATCTTACATGACATACTAGTAGGTGCCTTCTTAATAGCATCTAATCTACTTTTTCGTTGCGCCAGTGGACATCCTAGAATAGAATTAAATGGGAATTTTTACAAAAAGTTTCCTCGCAGATATGAGGAAGCGTTTTATATgataaaacaaatgtatttattacatatataatgtaaacatgctatttaaatatatttgtaatcGTTGTGTAACGGTTGATAACAAAACATAACATTTCTTTAGCATACCTAGCACTGGACTGATTTCTTTACATACATTGTATGTTTGAACGTGTGCCCAGTATCTTGTTTGGCGCTTAGTTGTAATTTTCATTCCAATATGGCTACCGTGTTCATTTTGGAGCTGAAggcagagaagttaagaaaaagCCTAGGTTGGCACAGCACCCACAGTGGAAGAGCTGGCCCTGGTGCAGAGCCCTTCGTTGCAGACCCGGCTCCCTCTGGCGGGCCTCCAAGGTACAGGCCTTTCTCCATCTCCGCCTCGCTTGGGCCTCAAGTCTTTCCGTAG
Coding sequences within it:
- the WIZ gene encoding protein Wiz isoform X1: MDGPLAGGLAAPDRPRGPERLPGPAPREDIEGGAEVAEGEGCIFRSTHYLPVTKEGPRDILDGRGGISDGQPHPGLSEALPRATSATHRISSCCWDGGSLDFQPGSPPPHLLGHFPGPPDGRGPWEHPLVQEAREGIPSERRFEDSVIIRTVKPHTELEGSRRFLYHQGESKLLEKVPRGRPRFDWLQDADEQAPLQDAGLHLDLPPQPPPLTSFRTVLMPVEDTTKTLDVPVVDTREHLVDLEGLAQPSEWSLPRSASEVATQTWTVNSEASVERLQPLLPPVRTRPYLCELLEEVAEGVASPDEDEDEEPAVFPCIECSIYFKQKEHLLEHMSQHRRAPGQEPPADLAPLACGECGWAFADPGALEQHRQLHQASREKIIEEIQKLKQVPGDEGREARLQCPKCVFGTSSSKAFVQHAKLHVREPQRQAAKEPFGGSSRAGSPGPNAASLTYQPYGDSSGLSACVFCGFPTPSESLLREHMRLVHAHPHWEEDGEDFEEDPASRPGTSQDAYTPFPDATEDDFGKAEPLLAPMWRGNPAGYDPSLAFGPGCQQLGMRDFPLSKPLPHSSGQRPLGRPAFPSPLASAPYSLQPRRSKSAIYLQGLPAQPGDQRHPWSEEDEEEDIPLASEMDFSPESGVFPLPATPGLIPQSALELKQTFREALQTAEASWAQQQQLCGMVPVVLVAKLSPQVMAAAARAPPRLQPEELGLGGAHPLDFLLLDTPLGGPLGLDPFLDGDPAVALKHVERKCPYCPDRFHNGIGLANHVRGHLNRVGVSYNVRHFISAEEVKAIERRFSFQKKKKKVANFDPGTFSLMRCDFCGAGFDTRAGLSSHARAHLRDFGITNWELTVSPINILQELLATSATERPPSPLCREPGMPPSGFLTSRRPRLPLPVPFPPTWAEDPGPAYGDGLGSEENAMVAMDLGSPPLPKKSLPVPGPLEQVANRLSSKVVTEVPHSSKQELPDLKAQSLTTCEVCGACFETRKGLSSHARSHLRQLGVAESESSGAPIDLLYELVKQKGLPDTPLGLPPGLTKKSSSPKEVVAGAPRPGLLALAKPLDAPAVNKAIKSPPGFSTKGLAHPPSSPLLKKASLALAGSPTPKNPEDKSPQLSLSPRPASPKAQWPQSEDEGPLNLTLDSDGGRELDCQLCGAWFETRKGLSSHARAHLRHLGVSDPDAKGSPIDVLHGLIRRDGVQTRLPPRRRVLAQLGRPPPASAALSLLPPQPPAKKAKLKAAGMASPWGKQDLSAAAAAGIFWASDVEPSPLNLSSGPEPARDIRCEFCGEFFENRKGLSSHARSHLRQMGVTEWYVNGSPIDTLREILKRRTQSRPGGPPNPSGPSPKALAKVVGSGGPGSSLETRSPADLHLSPLAKKLPPPPGSPLGHSPTASPPPTARKMFSGLSSPSLPKKLKPEQMRVEIKREMLPGALHGEPHPSEGPWVAPREDMTPLNLSSRAEPVRDIRCEFCGEFFENRKGLSSHARSHLRQMGVTEWSVNGSPIDTLREILKKKSKPCLIKKEPPAGDLAPALAEDGPPTVAPGPMQAPLPLAPMAGRPGKPGAGPAQVPRELSLAPITGAKPSATGYLSSVAAKRPLQEDRLLPAEVKAKTYIQTELPFKAKTLHEKTSHSSTEACCELCGLYFENRKALASHARAHLRQFGVTEWCVNGSPIETLSEWIKHRPQKVGAYRSYIQGGRPFTKKFRSAGHGRDGDKRPPLGLAPGGLAVVGRSAGGEPGPEAGRAADSGERPLAASPPGTVKAEEHQRQNINKFERRQARPPDTSAARGSEEANDLQQKLEEVRQPPPRVRPVPSLVPRPPQTSLVKFVGNIYTLKCRFCEVEFQGPLSIQEEWVRHLQRHILEMNFSKVDPPPEEPQAPQAQTAATEAP